A genomic region of Corticium candelabrum chromosome 6, ooCorCand1.1, whole genome shotgun sequence contains the following coding sequences:
- the LOC134181214 gene encoding crk-like protein isoform X1, translating to MTHPLADFPWYHGRIDRGTTESILRGRRPGLFLVRDSTSCPGDFVLSVSESGKVSHYIINRRGGIYIIGDQTFDTLPGVIDFYRRHFLDTTTLIEIATRQGPVSGVAVPVVGIAGPTATSNPLSNPIDHPSSQPSVMFSQPGMMPSQAYTRSPMHPMGQPPMQQPQVHAPFMQPVAPSMGGQMPLQPPQQAGPVLQEQALEMVEGLYKFESGDAEDLPFQKGDIMYILRKEEDGWWFARHSDGREGLIPVPYIKLVEKKVPTRTESVMHHHGRPHSQHSRSPPFSGITSPPVRAKAIMDRVANAYDNTALSFKLGDVILVTKQNENGLWEGELNGRSGHFPFTHVEVIEADRGGEHS from the exons ATGACGCATCCACTAGCAGACTTCCC GTGGTACCACGGAAGAATCGACCGCGGGACCACAGAAAGCATTCTGAGAGGCAGACGTCCGGGCCTTTTTCTTGTCCGGGACTCGACTTCGTGTCCTGGTGATTTCGTGCTGTCTGTGAG TGAGAGTGGAAAGGTTAGTCACTACATAATCAACAGACGAGGTGGAATCTACATCATAGGAGACCAGACATTTGATACATTACCAGGAGTGATCGACTTCTATAGGAGACATTTTCTGGACACGACAACATTGATTGAAATA GCTACTAGACAAGGTCCAGTTTCGGGGGTTGCAGTACCTGTTGTTGGCATTGCAGGCCCGACAGCAACCAGTAACCCTTTATCCAATCCAATTGACCACCCATCTTCTCAGCCATCTGTTATGTTTTCACAACCTGGTATGATGCCTTCACAAGCTTACACGAGATCTCCGATGCATCCGATGGGTCAGCCTCCCATGCAACAGCCGCAGGTACATGCACCGTTTATGCAACCTGTGGCTCCCTCCATGGGTGGGCAGATGCCATTGCAACCACCTCAGCAGGCAGGTCCTGTGTTGCAAGAGCAGGCATTAGAGATGGTTGAAGGATTATACAAGTTTGAGTCTGGG GATGCAGAAGACTTGCCATTTCAGAAAGGAGACATTATGTATATATTGAGGAAGGAAGAGGATGGATGGTGGTTTGCTAGACACAGCGATGGGAGGGAAGGTCTCATTCCTGTACCGTACATTAAATTAGTAGAG AAGAAAGTTCCAACGAGAACAGAATCAGTCATGCATCACCACGGACGACCTCACAGCCAGCACTCCAGATCACCACCGTTTTCTGGTATTACCAGTCCACCTGTTCGAGCTAAAGCAATAATGGACAGAGTGGCTAATGCATATGACAATACAGCATTGTCGTTCAAG TTGGGAGATGTGATTTTGGTGACGAAACAGAATGAAAATGGCCTATGGGAAGGTGAACTGAATGGCAGGAGTGGCCATTTTCCCTTCACACATGTTGAAGTAATAGAAGCTGATAGAGGTGGCGAACACAGCTAA
- the LOC134181214 gene encoding crk-like protein isoform X2 produces MTHPLADFPWYHGRIDRGTTESILRGRRPGLFLVRDSTSCPGDFVLSVSESGKVSHYIINRRGGIYIIGDQTFDTLPGVIDFYRRHFLDTTTLIEIATRQGPVSGVAVPVVGIAGPTATSNPLSNPIDHPSSQPSVMFSQPGMMPSQAYTRSPMHPMGQPPMQQPQVHAPFMQPVAPSMGGQMPLQPPQQAGPVLQEQALEMVEGLYKFESGDAEDLPFQKGDIMYILRKEEDGWWFARHSDGREGLIPVPYIKLVEKVPTRTESVMHHHGRPHSQHSRSPPFSGITSPPVRAKAIMDRVANAYDNTALSFKLGDVILVTKQNENGLWEGELNGRSGHFPFTHVEVIEADRGGEHS; encoded by the exons ATGACGCATCCACTAGCAGACTTCCC GTGGTACCACGGAAGAATCGACCGCGGGACCACAGAAAGCATTCTGAGAGGCAGACGTCCGGGCCTTTTTCTTGTCCGGGACTCGACTTCGTGTCCTGGTGATTTCGTGCTGTCTGTGAG TGAGAGTGGAAAGGTTAGTCACTACATAATCAACAGACGAGGTGGAATCTACATCATAGGAGACCAGACATTTGATACATTACCAGGAGTGATCGACTTCTATAGGAGACATTTTCTGGACACGACAACATTGATTGAAATA GCTACTAGACAAGGTCCAGTTTCGGGGGTTGCAGTACCTGTTGTTGGCATTGCAGGCCCGACAGCAACCAGTAACCCTTTATCCAATCCAATTGACCACCCATCTTCTCAGCCATCTGTTATGTTTTCACAACCTGGTATGATGCCTTCACAAGCTTACACGAGATCTCCGATGCATCCGATGGGTCAGCCTCCCATGCAACAGCCGCAGGTACATGCACCGTTTATGCAACCTGTGGCTCCCTCCATGGGTGGGCAGATGCCATTGCAACCACCTCAGCAGGCAGGTCCTGTGTTGCAAGAGCAGGCATTAGAGATGGTTGAAGGATTATACAAGTTTGAGTCTGGG GATGCAGAAGACTTGCCATTTCAGAAAGGAGACATTATGTATATATTGAGGAAGGAAGAGGATGGATGGTGGTTTGCTAGACACAGCGATGGGAGGGAAGGTCTCATTCCTGTACCGTACATTAAATTAGTAGAG AAAGTTCCAACGAGAACAGAATCAGTCATGCATCACCACGGACGACCTCACAGCCAGCACTCCAGATCACCACCGTTTTCTGGTATTACCAGTCCACCTGTTCGAGCTAAAGCAATAATGGACAGAGTGGCTAATGCATATGACAATACAGCATTGTCGTTCAAG TTGGGAGATGTGATTTTGGTGACGAAACAGAATGAAAATGGCCTATGGGAAGGTGAACTGAATGGCAGGAGTGGCCATTTTCCCTTCACACATGTTGAAGTAATAGAAGCTGATAGAGGTGGCGAACACAGCTAA
- the LOC134181310 gene encoding uncharacterized protein LOC134181310 has product MLDVVVVTAVSIELQAVRKVLVKAGCTSFPNFQIRDSSDEVLVGGVASKLQLQKSTFNVGVFCLLQMGHEGATDFLQAIKYGVESKQVSESGLLVMIGMCAGNPDSKVKFGTIMTPQSIANETGVGSKLDAKTGKFETSVADAKVSHRICAAVQAASPEFCGYDWLDKYLPDEVKNTPSPPFLQDAILAALNVHPNEMNVAEVHRKLFSAYENWPENIITKEVVKEALGILKREYVTEDDKKFSINEKGRKCIKDIESDSDFPRSDSQDLKVNKNPMISGAFVRVGMTDKQWKELKDQAAKRKASGFDMEGYGYLSYAEKHLSMLTTWFVKVVTNFATKKSKMDYYQDYGACLAAAFFLHVLEKTPYLAGVAARK; this is encoded by the coding sequence ATGTTAGATGTCGTGGTGGTGACGGCCGTTTCTATTGAACTCCAGGCTGTTAGGAAAGTTTTGGTAAAAGCTGGTTGCACGTCCTTTCCTAATTTTCAGATACGGGATAGTTCAGACGAAGTTTTGGTGGGCGGTGTGGCTTCCAAGCTGCAGTTGCAGAAGTCGACCTTTAATGTGGGCGTGTTTTGTCTTCTACAAATGGGACATGAAGGAGCCACGGATTTCTTGCAAGCAATAAAATATGGCGTAGAGTCTAAGCAAGTGTCAGAAAGTGGATTATTAGTCATGATTGGCATGTGTGCAGGAAACCCTGACAGCAAAGTGAAGTTTGGAACCATCATGACACCGCAATCGATTGCAAATGAAACTGGTGTTGGTTCAAAGCTTGATGCAAAGACAGGCAAATTCGAGACTTCAGTTGCTGATGCTAAAGTTAGTCACAGGATCTGTGCAGCAGTTCAAGCGGCTTCACCAGAATTCTGTGGATATGATTGGCTTGACAAGTATCTGCCGGATGAAGTAAAGAATACTCCTTCACCACCGTTTCTTCAAGATGCCATTCTTGCTGCATTGAATGTCCATCCCAACGAAATGAATGTGGCCGAGGTGCATAGAAAACTCTTCAGTGCGTATGAAAATTGGCCAGAAAATATTATCACCAAAGAAGTAGTGAAGGAAGCTCTTGGCATTCTTAAACGTGAGTACGTCACAGAAGACGACAAGAAGTTTTCAATTAATGAGAAAGGTAGAAAATGCATCAAGGACATCGAATCTGATTCTGATTTTCCACGAAGTGATTCTCAAGATCTGAAGGTCAACAAGAATCCTATGATATCAGGTGCTTTCGTTCGCGTTGGCATGACTGATAAGCAATGGAAAGAGCTGAAAGATCAGGCTGCTAAGAGAAAAGCGAGTGGATTTGATATGGAAGGATACGGGTATTTGTCCTATGCAGAAAAGCATCTGAGCATGTTGACCACATGGTTTGTCAAGGTTGTCACAAACTTCGCTACCAAGAAGTCCAAAATGGATTATTATCAAGATTATGGGGCCTGTCTTGCTGCTGCATTTTTCTTACACGTACTAGAGAAAACTCCATATCTCGCAGGAGTCGCTGCCAGGAAATAG
- the LOC134180856 gene encoding uncharacterized protein LOC134180856 yields the protein MSDGYSVFLTVMPKYPVWRLFIDQITSTARLADFFRERSGRIRRFRLLLLSYHTHVVFLCRLTLTLLRGFVALHRRHFVQRTVWVKARTETWWTNVVCRNWSEHFSSQHTRFRDPVSVSKRVAVCLWRLVGNSEFRTVSRLFGIGRSTACTIKNQVCRAIVRQLLKLYVRLPSGNRLASVIVKFQQQQGFLQVGGAIDGTHIAMKCPSDYSDKCCNRNHFHSVILQAVVDSFRYFTDISVGWPGRVHDARVLCNSKLYQKAERFRTCFADGQPVNINGVMVSVLVIGDPAYPLLP from the exons ATGTCTGATGGTTACAGCGTGTTTCTTACTGTGATGCCAAAGTATCCAG TGTGGCGGTTGTTCATTGACCAAATCACATCCACAGCACGACTTGCAGATTTCTTTCGTGAGAGGAGCGGTCGCATCCGCAGATTCAGGCTGCTGTTGCTGTCCTACCACACGCATGTCGTCTTCCTTTGTCGCCTTACTTTGACATTACTTAGGGGTTTTGTGGCTCTACATCGCCGTCATTTTGTTCAACGTACCGTGTGGGTCAAAGCCAGGACAGAGACATGGTGGACAAACGTAGTCTGTAGGAACTGGAGTGAAC ATTTCTCGTCGCAACACACTCGATTTCGTGACCCTGTGTCGGTAAGCAAACGTgtcgctgtctgtctctggAGGTTGGTGGGGAATTCTGAATTCCGTACAGTTTCTCGCCTGTTTGGGATTGGTCGTTCAACTGCTTGTACAATAAAGAATCAAGTATGCAGAGCTATTGTGCGCCAGTTGTTGAAACTTTATGTTCGCTTACCCAGCGGAAACCGACTGGCAAGTGTAATTGTTAAGTTTCAGCAACAGCAGGGATTTCTCCAAGTTGGGGGTGCGATCGATGGCACACATATTGCAATGAAATGTCCTTCTGACTATTCGGACAAGTGCTGCAATCGAAATCATTTTCATTCGGTTATTCTACAAGCTGTAGTTGACTCTTTCCGGTACTTTACTGATATCTCTGTTGGATGGCCTGGAAGAGTCCATGATGCCAGGGTATTGTGCAATAGTAAGTTGTATCAGAAAGCTGAGCGTTTTAGGACATGCTTTGCTGATGGTCAACCTGTAAACATCAATGGAGTAATGGTATCAGTTCTTGTCATTGGAGATCCAGCTTATCCTCTACTTCCATGA
- the LOC134180857 gene encoding nephrocystin-3-like, with the protein MDMKNLEDAERLMRKVIDWQRQRGEDDAIISASLNNLALTYQRNGKYDEAIKTYKESFELMKRYDVGNLLGMSSILINLGIWYRESGNLKKSLSFMEEAVTISRSCYSFSHPSLARDIYQLSSTYDLLDRKDEAWTLAREALDIANVSLPSLHPQLAVHMNQVGRCCLSRGDSNEAIEWYKKSHQLLQQLPSSHTRDDLFATTLNGLAFAYQTDGKYDKAIKTYEESLALKMRCDDENLVEMSTILINLGSCYRESGKLEKSLTLLEEAVKISRSYYSSSHSFLALAIYHLSSTYYLLDRKDEACKLAREALDIANASLPSSHFQLAVYMNHLGDCCRSQGNYNEAISWHEIARQLLQQQDQSPQRNKGIATS; encoded by the exons ATGGATATGAAAAACCTGGAAGATGCAGAGAGGTTAATGAGGAAAGTGATTGACTGGCAAAGACAACGGGGAGAAGACGATGCGATCATATCAGCTT CTCTAAATAACCTTGCTCTCACATACCAAAGAAACGGGAAATACGACGAGGCGATAAAGACGTATAAAGAGTCCTTCGAGTTGATGAAGCGATACGATGTCGGAAATCTATTGGGAATGTCTAGCA ttCTCATCAATCTTGGTATATGGTACAGAGAGAGCGGGAATCTTAAGAAAAGTTTGAGTTTCATGGAAGAGGCAGTCACAATCAGCCGATCATGCTACTCATTTTCTCATCCCTCATTGGCACGTG ATATATATCAACTTTCCTCTACGTACGATTTACttgacagaaaagatgaagcttggacattggcaagagaagcgtTGGATATTGCAAACGTATCATTACCGTCATTACATCCTCAATTGGCCGTGC ATATGAACCAAGTCGGTCGTTGTTGTTTATCGCGAGGAGACTCCAACGAAGCCATAGAGTGGTATAAGAAATCTCaccaattgctgcaacaactacCTTCTTCACATACACGAGACGATCTCTTTGCAACAA CGCTAAATGGCCTTGCTTTCGCATACCAAACTGACGGGAAATACGACAAGGCGATAAAGACATATGAAGAGTCGCTCGCGTTGAAGATGCGATGCGATGACGAAAATCTAGTGGAAATGTCTACGA ttCTCATCAATCTCGGTAGCTGCTACAGAGAGAGCGggaaacttgagaaaagtttGACTTTACTTGAGGAGGCAGTTAAAATCAGCCGATCATACTACTCATCTTCTCATTCCTTCTTGGCACTTG CTATATATCACCTTTCCTCTACGTACTATTTGCttgacagaaaagatgaagcttgcaaattggcaagagaagcgCTGGATATTGCAAACGCATCATTACCGTCATCACATTTTCAATTGGCCGTGT ATATGAACCATTTGGGAGACTGTTGTCGATCACAAGGAAACTACAATGAAGCCATCTCGTGGCATGAGATAGCtagacaattgctgcaacaacaagaTCAATCACCTCAACGAAACAAAGGGATTGCTACAAGTTAG